AAACACCTCGCGCCCCTGCTCCAGCGCGAACTTGGCCGTCAATAACGCCCCGCTCTTCATGGCCGCTTCCACAACGATCACGCCCAGCGAAAGCCCGCTGATCACGCGGTTGCGGCGGGGAAAATTGTAAGGCATCGGCTGGGCCTGCATGGGAAACTCGGAGATCACAACCCCCGTCGCCGCGATCCGCTCGAACAACGGCTTGTTCTCCGGAGGATACACGCAGGCGAGTCCGCTTCCCAGAACAGCCGCCGTGCTCCCGCCGGCCCTCAGCGCGCCGCGGTGCGCGGCCGTGTCGATCCCGCGCGCCATGCCGGAAACGATCGTGATTCCCATCTCCGCCAGCCGGACCGAAAAACGCTCCGCCATGCTCATCCCGTAGACCGAGGCCAGCCGCGAGCCGACAACAGCCAGCGACAGCGGGCGGCAGACGCGTAAATCCCCCCGGGCATAAAGGACCACGGGAGCGTCCGGAATTTCTTTAAGCTGAGCGGGATACAACCCGTCTTTTTCAAGGACCAGGGTGATCTTGTTTTGCGTGATTAGATTATATTCGCTTTTCAGAAACTTGTCTTTGGGAAATTCGGAAATCTTGCGGGCCGTGTCCGAGGGCAGGCCGGCTTCGGCCTGCAGGACGTCCTTCCCAAGCCCCAGGACCCGTGCGGCAGAGCCGAAATACCCGATCATCCGGCGCAGGCGAAGGTTGCCGACATCAATGGCGTTCAGAATTAAACACGCCTCATGCTCATTCATATCTTACCCCCAACCCCGCCACCACAACCCCCGGGGTTGTGGTGGTCCACTCAATCGAGTCTAAGATTCTTGCATAACGCCA
This sequence is a window from Candidatus Omnitrophota bacterium. Protein-coding genes within it:
- the dprA gene encoding DNA-processing protein DprA, with protein sequence MNEHEACLILNAIDVGNLRLRRMIGYFGSAARVLGLGKDVLQAEAGLPSDTARKISEFPKDKFLKSEYNLITQNKITLVLEKDGLYPAQLKEIPDAPVVLYARGDLRVCRPLSLAVVGSRLASVYGMSMAERFSVRLAEMGITIVSGMARGIDTAAHRGALRAGGSTAAVLGSGLACVYPPENKPLFERIAATGVVISEFPMQAQPMPYNFPRRNRVISGLSLGVIVVEAAMKSGALLTAKFALEQGREVFAVPGPVDRPNAKGAHQLLKEGAKLAGCVEDILEELAPQMRECLKEPQPAPEQAAGGNRILKYLGPEPVHVDALSEKSGLSGPDLLPALLDLELQRQVKQLPGKFFVRASKGS